From Vitis vinifera cultivar Pinot Noir 40024 chromosome 14, ASM3070453v1, a single genomic window includes:
- the LOC100250231 gene encoding indole-3-acetic acid-induced protein 16, giving the protein MASIVCAERDKFNLNYEETELRLGLGLPGGGGNDGDVSKTSGKRGFSETVDLKLNLLSKDSVADQAEKMKEKSALPPSNDPAKPPAKAQVVGWPPVRSFRKNILTVQKNSSEEEKASSSAAFVKVSMDGAPYLRKVDLKMYKSYQELSDALGKMFSSFTIGNCGSQGMKDFMNESKLIDLLNGSDYVPTYEDKDGDWMLVGDVPWEMFVESCKRLRIMKGSEAIGLAPRAVEKCKNRS; this is encoded by the exons ATGGCTAGCATTGTGTGTGCTGAGCGCGATAAATTTAACCTCAATTATGAAGAGACTGAGCTGCGTTTAGGCTTAGGCTTGCCTGGCGGAGGTGGAAACGATGGCGATGTCTCCAAGACTAGCGGGAAGAGAGGGTTCTCAGAAACTGTTGATTTGAAGCTTAATCTTTTGTCTAAAGATTCTGTGGCAGATCAAGCCGAGAAGATGAAGGAGAAGAGTGCTCTTCCTCCATCCAACGACCCGGCAAAACCACCAGCCAA GGCACAAGTGGTGGGTTGGCCTCCGGTGAGATCGTTCCGAAAGAACATCTTGACAGTGCAAAAGAACAGCAGTGAGGAGGAGAAGGCTAGCAGCAGTGCAGCATTTGTGAAGGTTAGCATGGATGGTGCACCATACCTACGTAAGGTGGACTTAAAGATGTACAAGAGCTATCAAGAACTCTCTGATGCCCTAGGCAAAATGTTCAGCTCCTTTACTATTG gCAACTGTGGATCACAAGGAATGAAGGATTTCATGAATGAGAGCAAATTGATCGATCTTTTGAACGGTTCCGATTACGTGCCTACTTATGAAGACAAAGATGGAGACTGGATGCTTGTTGGAGACGTGCCATGGGA GATGTTCGTCGAATCTTGCAAGCGCTTGCGCATAATGAAAGGATCCGAGGCCATCGGACTTG CCCCAAGAGCAGTGGAGAAGTGCAAGAACAGAAGCTAG